GCATCTCCAACAATATAACGATGGACGTAACGGTAAACCCCGATTTTGGCCAAGTAGAAGCAGATCCGTCGCAGGTCAACCTTTCGGCATATGAATCCTACTATAGCGAAAAGCGACAATTCTTTATTGAGGGAAGGAATATCTTTAACTTTCCGCTCATGTTTGGGGATGGCGATTTGGGTAGTGAATCCATTTTCTACTCCCGCCGCATAGGAAGAAAGCCACACTACAACCCCGATCTCAACGATAACGAATACATCGATATGCCCCAGTTTACCAACATCCTTGGAGCCGCAAAAATCACGGGAAAGAGCTCCAATGGACTTTCGATTGGCATACTTGAGAGCATAACCGATAAAACGATGGCAGAAATCAAGGATAATAGTACCGATCGGATGGTTATGGTGGAACCGCTCACCAACTATGCAGTGGCACGTGTTGAGAAAGATTTCAATAGGGGAAACACTCAGATTGGAGGAATAGCCACATCGACCATTCGTGACATAACATCTGAAGATCTTAAATATTTACACCGATCGGCCCACACAGCCGGAATCAATGTAAAACATTATTGGAAAGACAAGACCTACTATGTGAGCATGAACAGCTACATTAGCCATGTAGAGGGCGATAGCAGCGCAATTACAAACACGCAAACCGCCCCAGCTAGGTATTTTCAACGCCCCGATGCCCGAAATGTAAGTGTAGATTCATCGCGAACCCAGCTTACCGGAACTGGAGGAAAGTTCGAGATTGGAAAATCATCCGGAAAGCTTATGTTTATGCTTGCTTCCTCATGGAAATCGCCCATGCTTGATGTCAACGATCTTGGATATATGCGCCAAGCTAATGATGTTAGTGAAGTTTTATGGGTTGCATATAGAATACCCCAGCCATTCTCTATATTCAGGAAAGCAAGTATTAACTTCAACCAATCGAACAAATGGGACTATGGTGGCAAATTCTTAGGCGTAGGGGGGAATATCAATTTAAACGCCACCTTCAAGAATTTTTGGTATGCTGGATTTGGATCAAATGTCGATTTCGAAAGCACTTCGAATACCCTTTTGAGGGGTGGTCCGGCATTTAAGCAACCCGGATCGGTAAACTTTTGGAGTTCCTTCGGCTCGAACCAACAAAAGAAGTTCTCAGGCTCCCTAAACTACTACAAATCTTGGGGGCTTACCACTAATTTCGCAGCAGAGTGGGGCATAAACACCTCATTTACATTAAAACCCTCCAGCCGAACCAACATTAGCATAGAGCCATCACTATCAAATAGCCATAACGAATTGCAGTATATCGATGTCTATTCATTTGGATCGGATAATCGATATCTGCTGGCTAGCATTGAGCAGAAAACCTTCAGCATGTCGCTGCGCATCAACATCTCCATTACCCCTGATTTGTCGCTCCAGTATTGGGGACAACCATTCATTGCCACAGGGAAGTATTCTAATTTTAAATATGCCACTGCAGTCAAGGCATCAAACTATACCGATCGGTTTAGCCTATATGATGCAACCCAGCTGACATATAACAATAGCACGAACACCTACCTATTCGACGACAATGCTGACGGGAATATAGAATACGAGATATCCAAATCCGATCTCGACTTCAACGTTAAAGAGTTTCTATCAAACATGGTGGTCCGCTGGGAATTTATTCCCGGATCAACAGCATACTTTGTTTGGTCTCAAACCCGAAGTGGCTATGAGGAATCCGGCAACTTCCGCTTTCGATCCAACCTAATGGATCTATACACAGATCATCCCAGAAATATTTTCTTGGTAAAATTCTCCTACCGATTTGGGAGTTGATAGGATATCTGCGTTAAACGGACAGCTTATTCTTCACCACAGAGCAAAAAAAAGAGACGCGTTAATTGCGTCTCTTTATATTTTACGAGAAAAATCTAACTCTTTTCCAACTTAAGCACTCTTACTAATCGCCGTTTTGTGGGAAACAAGGCCAGCTGAATACCGATGACCCCAAATGCTTCGGCAATAAATAATCCGCGATTAAAAACCATATATAGAACCCCAAGCATAACCATAACGATATTGGCCAACACAAACTGGTTAAACATCGCACGCTTATATGAGAAATAGCGCTCATCCACATCCAGTGTTTCCCCATCAACAGCAAGCTTATTGAACTGCGAGTTACCTATAGTTAAGAACCCAACAGTTGCAAGGCTGCTTACAATTGCTGATTCACTATAATACTTAGGGCTATTTAACAAACGGCTAATTTCGCTAGAAAAAGACATTGAAATAATCAGAAAAGAAAGGGATCCCATTAAAAAAACAAGGTGCAAAGTTCGAAGAGAACCAGCCAACTCATGATTATACTTCATAAACCATATAAAATTTGAACCGCCAAATATAGTTCGCATTACAGTATATTATTCGGTAATGGCAAGAAATATTTTACATAGAGGAATCTTGAAAATTGAGGAAGAAAACCATTGGTATTAAACGGTAAACTTATAATCCTTAGCACAAGCGAACCGAAAACACTCTTTGCTCTGCCGAAGGTTTAGTTCAGTATCCTATCAATACAGTCTGCTTACAAAAAAACCTCATCCGCTACCGAAATAATAGCAACGGATAAGGTATTATCGAAGGCAAAACCCCCTCTATATCAAGAAGAATAGTGCCGCTACTCAACTTGCAGAAATGGCTTACTTCTTAGCTCTTAGTATCTTTATAAAAAAGAAAACCGTGAGGCTAATGACCACACCCCAAACCAACACTAGGGTTATAATTGCCGATGTATTCATTTTTTCTTCTTATTTGTTTGCAGTAAAAATATAAAACTACGTTTATCGATCGGTTCAACCCAATTAAAGAGTATTTTCTCTTACCCGCTTCCTGTATGCATAGTAGACCATGAAGCAAATCAGTAAAAACAGGGAAGCCAAGAAGATCCGAGCCATATCGCTATAGAATATCTTGTTAGTTACCCCTCCCTCGAATATAGGTGACCCCACTGAAACGTGTTCTCCCGGCTGAACAACAATCTTGTAGTCATCCTCAACCAAATAGTTGGTAGGTGAGCCAACAGAGCTCTGAATTTGCAAGAAGTTTCTGCTATTTTCCTTCACCAATCCTACTACCATCCCATCCACTTCGGAGTAAAAGTTGGTGGCAAAATAGGTATTGTTCGGACCACCTCCCTGATGGCTAATTTGGCCAAGAATACTCTCGCTATGTAGCGACCAACCAGTGACACTTATCTTACTCCAATCGTCGTTTGCTGGTCTAATTAAGGATGCAACGAATACAACAATAAGCACAACTGGAGTAATATATTTCAAGGTAAATCTAAAAAATAGTGGGACGCGAATATCGGAGCCGCGAGTAATTTCGGCCCAGCCCTTATCGAGTTTAAACACCCAAGCAAACATTATCGATTCGAACATGGCGAAAACAAATAGTGCCACCGTTCCGGCCCAGTAGTCATATTCATCAAATACACCCTGTTGAAAGAAAAGTACTGTAGGCAATCCAATAATTAGGATTATTACTCCAAAACCAATCGCTGCACGTCCTTTGCGCCAGCCAAACTCATCTTGAAAAAAGCCAACAACAGGCGTGCCCATAGCCAACGACGAGGTAATTCCCGCAAAGAAGAGCAAACCAAAGAAGGCAACACCAGAGAGTGCAGCCATCACCGGACCCCATTGAGCAAAAAGAAAGGGCATTGTTCTAAAGCCTAACCCCAATCCCCCCATGTGGGTAAGTTCGATTACCCTATCGATACCAAAATAGCCAACCGCAATTGGGATAATGATGGAACTACCCAATACAATCTCCACAAATTCATTCATGAATCCAGCCGACATAGCATTGCAAGCTATGTCATCATCCTTTTTTACATACGAAGCATAAGCCTGAATACAGCCCATTCCAACCGAAAGGGTAAAGAATATCTGCCCTGCTGCTGCAAGCCACACTTTAGGGTTCGCAAGCGATGAAAACTCAGGTGTCCAAAGGAAATTCAAACCCTTCAATCCATCAAAAACAGCCCCGTCGTGGCCCGCTTTAAGCGTAATTCCTTTAATGGCGAGAAAAATTCCGAATACAATAAGCAATGGAACACCAATTTTGGCCGCTTTCTCAATACCCCCACTTAAACCTTTACTTAAAATCCACACATTTAGAGAGAGACAAAGGAGGAAAAACACAATAG
This portion of the Williamwhitmania taraxaci genome encodes:
- a CDS encoding sodium-dependent transporter, with the translated sequence MSKNLTIKVPDAWGSRVGLVLAMAGNAVGFGNFLRFPVQAVQNGGGAFIIPYLVSLLILGLPLILIEWSTGRYGGSFGYHSTPLMMRKMGRKAIWMYVGVFGIFSNIAIASYYCYMESWTMSYVFHSVVGTFNGMDQHQVASFFSGYLDVTTSTTGIPFEAIVFFLLCLSLNVWILSKGLSGGIEKAAKIGVPLLIVFGIFLAIKGITLKAGHDGAVFDGLKGLNFLWTPEFSSLANPKVWLAAAGQIFFTLSVGMGCIQAYASYVKKDDDIACNAMSAGFMNEFVEIVLGSSIIIPIAVGYFGIDRVIELTHMGGLGLGFRTMPFLFAQWGPVMAALSGVAFFGLLFFAGITSSLAMGTPVVGFFQDEFGWRKGRAAIGFGVIILIIGLPTVLFFQQGVFDEYDYWAGTVALFVFAMFESIMFAWVFKLDKGWAEITRGSDIRVPLFFRFTLKYITPVVLIVVFVASLIRPANDDWSKISVTGWSLHSESILGQISHQGGGPNNTYFATNFYSEVDGMVVGLVKENSRNFLQIQSSVGSPTNYLVEDDYKIVVQPGEHVSVGSPIFEGGVTNKIFYSDMARIFLASLFLLICFMVYYAYRKRVRENTL
- a CDS encoding DUF5916 domain-containing protein, which encodes MKKTSLTFLIVLVSLCSIATPNEKKQVSITRVSGIAPTIDGTLSDDAWKEAEWVSGFTQFRPFENKQPHQQTAFKLLYDDDFIYVAIWAKDGSPDSISHRLSRRDEGDGDAVGIELDSYNDHRTAFAFWVNAAGTKIDYAISNDGEEDSNWDPIWWVKTSTDLSGWFAEIKIPLTELRFKAVENQTWGLQLARIVYRSQETSLWQPANKEQSGWVSQYGILNWKGTVMPKRTARITPYIVALTDNYQKQEDNPFLQSGHNETAKIGFDARLGISNNITMDVTVNPDFGQVEADPSQVNLSAYESYYSEKRQFFIEGRNIFNFPLMFGDGDLGSESIFYSRRIGRKPHYNPDLNDNEYIDMPQFTNILGAAKITGKSSNGLSIGILESITDKTMAEIKDNSTDRMVMVEPLTNYAVARVEKDFNRGNTQIGGIATSTIRDITSEDLKYLHRSAHTAGINVKHYWKDKTYYVSMNSYISHVEGDSSAITNTQTAPARYFQRPDARNVSVDSSRTQLTGTGGKFEIGKSSGKLMFMLASSWKSPMLDVNDLGYMRQANDVSEVLWVAYRIPQPFSIFRKASINFNQSNKWDYGGKFLGVGGNINLNATFKNFWYAGFGSNVDFESTSNTLLRGGPAFKQPGSVNFWSSFGSNQQKKFSGSLNYYKSWGLTTNFAAEWGINTSFTLKPSSRTNISIEPSLSNSHNELQYIDVYSFGSDNRYLLASIEQKTFSMSLRINISITPDLSLQYWGQPFIATGKYSNFKYATAVKASNYTDRFSLYDATQLTYNNSTNTYLFDDNADGNIEYEISKSDLDFNVKEFLSNMVVRWEFIPGSTAYFVWSQTRSGYEESGNFRFRSNLMDLYTDHPRNIFLVKFSYRFGS